Proteins encoded by one window of Streptomyces sp. LX-29:
- a CDS encoding LysR family transcriptional regulator: MDLRLLSSFLAVVEEGHFGRAAARLFLSPPAVTQHVQRLESELGTRLVHRNPVSPTPAGARLVGHTRTLLAAANAAMDDMVEAVREEKAGGGRPLRVGIMGHGSAELTPASISAYRRARPDVRVELRQLNFTEHVSALVEDRVDVAFVRPGPDDERIAADVLTTEQRIVAVPESSPIADARGHGVTVADIAELPFFRLPRHTPRPFTDYLYFNQEARRRGTDYAVTPQEVLTGVVNGRVAGSGLKSFARYYAWPGAVFVPVLDAPWQSSYLAVRARDGNPEVHVFRALTIALARELGPRISHAG, translated from the coding sequence ATGGACCTGCGCTTGCTGTCGTCCTTCCTGGCGGTGGTCGAGGAGGGGCACTTCGGGCGGGCCGCCGCGCGGCTCTTCCTCTCCCCGCCCGCCGTCACCCAGCACGTCCAACGGCTGGAGAGCGAGCTCGGGACCCGGCTGGTCCACCGCAACCCCGTCTCCCCCACCCCGGCCGGCGCGCGGCTGGTGGGCCACACACGCACGCTGCTGGCCGCCGCCAACGCCGCGATGGACGACATGGTCGAGGCGGTGCGGGAGGAGAAGGCGGGGGGCGGACGACCGCTGCGGGTGGGCATCATGGGCCACGGCTCGGCGGAGCTGACGCCGGCCTCGATCAGCGCCTACCGGCGCGCGCGGCCGGACGTCCGCGTCGAGCTGCGTCAGCTGAACTTCACCGAGCACGTCAGCGCGCTGGTCGAGGACCGGGTGGACGTGGCGTTCGTCCGGCCCGGGCCGGACGACGAGCGGATCGCCGCCGATGTGCTGACCACCGAACAGCGCATCGTGGCGGTGCCGGAGTCGTCGCCGATCGCGGACGCCCGGGGGCACGGGGTGACCGTGGCGGACATCGCGGAGCTGCCGTTCTTCCGGCTGCCCCGCCATACGCCGCGCCCCTTCACGGACTACCTGTACTTCAACCAGGAGGCCCGGCGGCGCGGCACGGACTACGCGGTGACTCCGCAGGAAGTGCTGACGGGCGTGGTCAACGGGCGCGTCGCCGGCTCCGGGCTGAAGTCCTTCGCCCGCTACTACGCCTGGCCCGGGGCGGTGTTCGTCCCGGTGCTCGACGCGCCCTGGCAGAGCAGCTACCTGGCCGTCCGGGCGCGGGACGGCAACCCGGAGGTGCATGTCTTCCGCGCCCTGACGATCGCCCTCGCCCGGGAGTTGGGCCCGCGGATCAGCCACGCCGGCTGA